From the Flavobacterium galactosidilyticum genome, one window contains:
- a CDS encoding FecR family protein: MTNLIRKKAFIKIIKKYLKGKASNAEVSFLEKYYNHFEKESSVTSLLSDKEKENLEKELFTGILQKTTKKKKTFQLSKISWYKQAAAALILLFIGLGTYYNFISTSDSETIVITAPVLAKKDLPPGGNRAILTLSNGSTVVLDSTKNGLVTQQSNTQIVKTAKGQLSYTTLNQTTKELIYNSVSTPRGGEYQLVLPDGTKVWLNAASSIRFPVAFVGKERKVTITGEAYFEVAKNKKMPFIVSLAKMDIEVLGTHFNVSSYRDESVIKTTLLEGAVKINSEKSAICLVPGEQSQLNGSGQLSKKNNIDLNKEVAWTKGKFQFNSNTIQEIMLQLSRWYDVEVVYQGKVSTETFSAIVKRSSNISQVLKLMETSGVKFEIEGKKIYVK; this comes from the coding sequence ATGACCAATTTAATTAGGAAAAAAGCATTCATAAAAATCATAAAAAAGTACCTCAAGGGGAAAGCTTCTAATGCTGAAGTTTCGTTTCTTGAGAAGTATTACAATCACTTTGAGAAAGAGTCAAGTGTTACTTCTTTACTTTCCGATAAGGAGAAAGAAAATTTAGAGAAAGAATTGTTTACCGGAATCTTACAAAAAACTACGAAAAAGAAGAAAACCTTCCAATTAAGCAAAATCAGCTGGTACAAACAAGCGGCAGCAGCCTTAATTCTTCTGTTTATAGGTCTAGGAACTTATTATAATTTTATTTCGACAAGCGATTCCGAAACTATTGTTATTACAGCTCCTGTTTTGGCTAAAAAAGATTTACCTCCAGGAGGAAATAGAGCCATACTTACATTATCTAATGGTTCTACTGTTGTTTTAGATTCTACAAAGAATGGACTTGTTACTCAGCAGTCCAATACTCAAATAGTTAAAACAGCTAAAGGACAACTATCGTACACTACTTTAAATCAAACTACTAAAGAATTAATTTATAACTCCGTTAGTACGCCCCGAGGTGGAGAATATCAACTCGTATTGCCAGATGGGACTAAGGTTTGGTTAAATGCTGCTTCTTCCATTCGTTTTCCTGTTGCTTTTGTAGGGAAGGAAAGAAAAGTAACAATTACTGGTGAAGCTTATTTTGAGGTGGCAAAAAACAAAAAAATGCCCTTTATTGTTAGTTTAGCTAAGATGGATATTGAAGTGTTAGGTACTCATTTTAATGTTTCATCGTATCGTGATGAGTCTGTAATTAAAACAACATTGTTAGAAGGTGCTGTAAAAATTAATAGCGAAAAATCAGCAATTTGCCTGGTGCCAGGGGAACAGTCTCAACTAAATGGAAGCGGTCAGTTATCTAAGAAAAACAATATTGATTTAAATAAAGAAGTTGCTTGGACTAAGGGGAAATTTCAATTTAATTCTAATACGATACAAGAAATTATGCTTCAGCTAAGTCGCTGGTATGACGTAGAAGTTGTTTATCAAGGAAAAGTTAGTACTGAAACATTTAGTGCTATAGTTAAGCGCTCTAGTAATATTTCTCAAGTTTTAAAATTAATGGAAACTTCGGGAGTAAAATTTGAAATTGAAGGAAAGAAAATTTATGTAAAATAA
- a CDS encoding RNA polymerase sigma factor, with protein sequence MKSISKYTDKELLDLLSNDSSKAFEEIYHRYWQSMIDAAFRRIKDIDNSKDIVQNVFIDLWNRRNKVEIENLAAYLNTAVRFQVFKIFSKKKSSPVFLELFDTILSQHNCPESDLHDQDLKILFDSWINCLPEKRRKIFLLHFRENRSTKEIAELLQISQKTVQNQVGRATTDLYDKVILSTLVLVALNEIIK encoded by the coding sequence TTGAAATCCATTAGCAAATATACTGATAAAGAATTACTCGACCTTCTTTCTAACGATAGTAGTAAGGCTTTCGAGGAAATTTACCACAGATATTGGCAGTCAATGATTGATGCTGCATTTAGGAGGATAAAAGATATTGATAATAGTAAAGATATAGTACAAAATGTTTTTATCGATTTATGGAATAGAAGGAATAAGGTAGAAATTGAAAATTTAGCTGCTTATCTAAATACAGCGGTACGCTTTCAGGTTTTTAAGATTTTCTCAAAGAAAAAATCAAGTCCTGTTTTCCTTGAGTTATTTGATACCATTCTTAGTCAGCATAATTGTCCCGAAAGTGATTTGCATGATCAGGATCTAAAAATTCTCTTCGATAGTTGGATTAATTGTCTTCCTGAAAAAAGAAGGAAAATATTTCTGCTACACTTTCGTGAAAATCGTAGTACAAAGGAAATCGCTGAGTTATTGCAAATTTCGCAAAAAACTGTTCAAAACCAAGTAGGCCGTGCAACTACTGATTTATATGACAAAGTGATACTTTCTACACTTGTTTTGGTTGCATTAAATGAAATAATAAAATAA
- a CDS encoding copper homeostasis protein CutC, producing MNKLEIACFNLRSALIAQVNGADRVELCANMNEGGTTPDFEIAKQARKELNIDLNVMIRPRGGDFAYTNAEFEQMKEEIIAFKKLNVDGFVFGILDKDGNVNKEQNSELVALADPVPCTFHRAFDVVNNVYQSLETVIECGFKTILTSGQELNVVEGIEVLAELVVKANGRITIMPGGGLRSTNIGLLKEKTNASFYHSSAIVELGETASGDEVKALKRKLECSL from the coding sequence ATGAATAAATTAGAAATTGCGTGTTTTAATCTTAGAAGTGCACTTATAGCGCAAGTAAATGGAGCCGACAGAGTCGAGTTGTGCGCTAATATGAATGAAGGCGGAACTACACCTGATTTTGAAATTGCTAAGCAAGCTCGTAAAGAATTGAATATCGATTTGAATGTAATGATTCGACCACGTGGTGGTGATTTTGCTTATACGAATGCCGAATTTGAACAAATGAAAGAAGAAATTATAGCGTTCAAAAAACTAAATGTAGATGGTTTTGTCTTCGGGATTTTAGATAAAGACGGCAATGTCAATAAAGAACAAAATAGCGAATTAGTGGCATTGGCAGATCCTGTTCCCTGTACGTTTCATCGTGCTTTTGATGTAGTAAATAATGTATATCAATCTCTTGAAACGGTGATCGAATGCGGTTTTAAAACAATACTAACTTCTGGTCAAGAACTAAATGTAGTCGAAGGTATTGAGGTGTTAGCTGAATTAGTTGTTAAAGCTAATGGAAGAATAACAATTATGCCAGGTGGTGGATTGCGCTCAACAAATATTGGTTTACTAAAAGAAAAAACGAATGCTAGTTTTTACCATTCATCAGCAATTGTTGAATTAGGTGAAACCGCTAGTGGTGATGAAGTGAAAGCTTTAAAGAGAAAATTAGAATGTAGCCTCTAA
- a CDS encoding isoaspartyl peptidase/L-asparaginase family protein: MSNRRNFIKTAAAASVAVALNSFGVKSEEENNTVSSKKGKKPIVLSTWNFGIQANEAAWEVLKNKGRALDAVEAGVKIPEGDPKERSVGYGGRPDRDGRVTLDSCIMDEQSNIGSVGCLENIKHPISVARAVMEKTPHVMLVGDGALQFALSQGFKKENLLTEESEKEWKEWLKDSKYKPIANIENHDTIGMIALDADGNLSGACTTSGMAFKMHGRLGDSPIIGAGLFVDNEIGAATATGHGEEVIRISGCHLVVELMRQGKSPQKACEEAVARIVKLTKNRNKELKDIQVGFIALNKKGEYGSYCIQGGFNYAVHDDTGNRLIDAEYFLK; the protein is encoded by the coding sequence ATGAGTAATCGTAGAAATTTTATAAAGACTGCTGCAGCGGCTTCGGTGGCTGTTGCATTAAATTCATTTGGTGTAAAGTCTGAAGAAGAAAATAATACCGTTAGCTCCAAAAAAGGGAAGAAACCTATTGTTCTTTCTACTTGGAATTTCGGAATTCAAGCGAATGAAGCGGCTTGGGAAGTATTGAAAAATAAAGGCCGTGCACTTGATGCTGTAGAAGCTGGCGTGAAAATTCCCGAGGGCGATCCAAAAGAACGCAGCGTGGGCTACGGCGGAAGACCTGATAGAGACGGGCGTGTAACGCTCGATTCTTGCATTATGGATGAGCAATCTAATATAGGATCGGTTGGTTGTTTGGAAAATATAAAACACCCTATTTCTGTGGCGCGAGCTGTTATGGAAAAAACGCCACACGTGATGTTAGTAGGTGATGGTGCTTTGCAATTTGCCTTATCGCAAGGGTTTAAAAAGGAGAATTTATTGACCGAAGAATCCGAAAAAGAATGGAAGGAATGGCTAAAAGATAGTAAATATAAACCCATTGCGAATATTGAAAATCACGATACTATTGGAATGATCGCTTTGGATGCTGACGGTAATCTTTCGGGAGCTTGTACTACCAGTGGAATGGCTTTCAAAATGCACGGTCGGTTAGGCGATTCTCCTATTATAGGTGCGGGTTTGTTTGTCGATAACGAAATTGGTGCAGCTACAGCAACAGGCCATGGAGAAGAAGTGATTCGAATTTCGGGTTGCCATTTGGTTGTCGAATTAATGCGCCAAGGTAAATCACCACAAAAAGCATGTGAAGAAGCCGTTGCGCGAATTGTCAAACTGACTAAGAACAGAAATAAAGAGCTAAAGGACATTCAGGTAGGTTTTATTGCATTGAATAAGAAAGGAGAATATGGATCGTATTGTATTCAAGGAGGTTTTAATTATGCCGTTCATGACGACACTGGAAATAGATTAATTGATGCTGAATATTTTTTAAAATAA
- a CDS encoding ROK family protein: protein MKDIFAIGLDVGGSHITAGIIAVNDMKVLKSSLYKESFDSNLQADQVMDIWERVIRTSLKNSGIGEFSGISVCMPGPFDYRNGICWIKGQTKYEHFYGLDVRKLIQDRLELSYDFPVLFENDADSFGKGEVFKNAENRTKKVMAVTLGTGLGACFIEKGEAISTGNYVPKDGELYNASYKDSVAEDYVSARGLINNYYKLSGAKVETGLEIFNLATAGDNLAIEAFQKFGEDLGSIVSPWLKIFEADSFIIGGKIANASTFFLPSFEDKIKKQGCNVKVTISSNNEIAALLGATSLIYKECFNDKFVRF, encoded by the coding sequence ATGAAAGATATATTCGCTATAGGATTAGATGTAGGTGGAAGCCATATCACGGCTGGAATTATAGCTGTTAATGATATGAAAGTGCTTAAGTCTTCTTTATATAAAGAATCATTTGATTCGAATCTTCAGGCTGATCAGGTTATGGATATTTGGGAACGAGTGATTCGCACATCATTGAAAAACTCCGGAATCGGAGAGTTTTCAGGGATTTCCGTTTGTATGCCGGGGCCTTTTGATTACAGAAATGGAATTTGTTGGATAAAGGGACAAACAAAATACGAACATTTTTACGGATTAGATGTTCGAAAATTAATTCAAGACCGACTTGAGTTGTCGTATGATTTTCCGGTTCTTTTTGAGAATGATGCCGATAGTTTTGGTAAAGGAGAAGTTTTTAAAAATGCTGAAAACCGAACGAAAAAGGTAATGGCAGTTACACTTGGAACTGGATTGGGAGCTTGTTTTATAGAAAAGGGAGAAGCAATTTCAACAGGTAATTATGTACCGAAAGATGGCGAATTATACAATGCTTCTTATAAAGATAGCGTAGCCGAGGATTATGTTTCTGCCCGTGGATTGATTAATAATTATTATAAATTGAGTGGAGCTAAAGTTGAGACTGGATTAGAAATTTTTAATTTGGCCACAGCCGGAGATAATTTGGCTATTGAAGCATTTCAAAAATTTGGAGAAGATTTAGGATCAATTGTATCTCCTTGGCTAAAAATATTTGAAGCGGATAGTTTTATAATTGGTGGGAAAATTGCCAATGCAAGTACTTTTTTCTTACCTTCATTTGAGGATAAAATTAAAAAGCAAGGCTGCAATGTAAAAGTTACCATTTCTTCTAATAATGAGATAGCAGCTTTATTGGGCGCTACAAGTTTGATTTATAAAGAATGTTTTAATGACAAATTTGTTCGTTTTTAG
- a CDS encoding glycoside hydrolase family 20 protein, translated as MKKTILIASLLFTMLLQAQQAVHIIPQPLSLEMKEGNFVMDNNTTVQFPKNDKAVADVVHFFTEYVNKVTGFTLKSNQPKAKAIVFSIEKIKEIGDEGYLISVNPKGILVKANSSKGLFYGVQSLLQTLPFIRTNDVVQIPSMEIKDYPRFGWRGMMLDVSRHFFSTELVKEFIDLLATYKMNVFHWHLVDGAGWRLEIKKYPKLTQQAAWRVEDWGKPWDWAGIEFNADRSKSTYGGYYTQEQAKDIVAYAKARNITVVPEIEMPGHSEAAMAAYPELSCNPKNTFAQSGNFLASKVESNYCAGNDQAFGFLQDILVEVMAIFPSKYIHVGGDEVDKKSWKNCPKCQARMKTENLKDEKELQSYFIRRMEKFIVSKNRKMIGWDEILEGGLAPEATVMSWQGEAGGIEAAKMGHDVIMTPGYPLYFDHYQGDPETEPLAIGGFNTLKKVYHYEPIPAELTVEEGKRVLGSQANLWTEYVPTYEHVEYMILPRMPALAEVLWSSKGSRNWENFNKRLQPHLVGYEQKGFHYSKGNYKVDIKPIVANNSLSIALETENADGVIYYTTDGSVPTIGSTKYEKPFVVTTSMTVKAIMALNGKVMNTKPAEQSFTFNKATGKAVKYESVNSRYYPANGVNTLTDGFRGTKDIGKQWHGFSGNDMVATIDLGTPVLASSISLGTIQNWPQWVFFPQWVKFEVSVDGINFKEIKTVNNTIPVDARDTQIQDFKTKFPEQKIKAVRVTAKNLGKCPVGHPGEKQAAWLFVDEIIVE; from the coding sequence ATGAAAAAGACAATTTTAATAGCCAGTTTGCTCTTCACGATGCTGCTGCAGGCGCAACAAGCAGTGCATATTATTCCACAACCGTTGAGTTTAGAAATGAAGGAAGGCAATTTTGTAATGGATAATAATACAACGGTTCAATTTCCAAAAAACGATAAAGCTGTTGCAGATGTAGTTCATTTTTTTACAGAATATGTAAATAAAGTGACTGGCTTTACCTTAAAGTCAAATCAACCTAAAGCGAAAGCGATTGTTTTTAGTATCGAAAAAATAAAAGAAATTGGTGACGAAGGCTATTTGATATCGGTAAATCCAAAAGGGATTTTGGTGAAAGCTAATTCTTCTAAAGGATTATTTTACGGAGTGCAATCTTTACTACAGACGTTGCCTTTTATAAGAACTAATGATGTGGTACAAATCCCAAGCATGGAAATCAAAGATTATCCACGTTTTGGATGGAGAGGAATGATGCTTGATGTGAGTCGCCATTTCTTTTCGACTGAATTGGTAAAGGAATTTATAGATTTATTGGCAACTTACAAAATGAATGTTTTTCATTGGCATCTAGTTGATGGTGCAGGATGGCGTTTAGAAATTAAAAAATATCCAAAATTGACACAACAAGCTGCTTGGCGCGTTGAGGATTGGGGGAAACCTTGGGATTGGGCAGGAATAGAATTTAATGCGGACAGAAGCAAATCGACTTACGGAGGGTATTATACACAGGAGCAAGCTAAGGATATTGTGGCTTACGCCAAAGCAAGAAATATTACCGTAGTTCCAGAAATCGAGATGCCAGGTCACTCTGAGGCTGCAATGGCTGCTTATCCAGAACTTTCTTGTAATCCTAAAAATACATTTGCACAGTCAGGTAATTTTTTAGCCTCTAAAGTAGAAAGTAATTATTGCGCAGGAAATGACCAAGCTTTTGGTTTTTTACAGGATATTTTAGTTGAGGTAATGGCTATTTTTCCATCTAAATATATTCACGTTGGAGGTGATGAAGTTGACAAAAAGAGCTGGAAAAACTGTCCTAAATGTCAAGCCAGAATGAAAACGGAGAATTTGAAAGATGAAAAGGAACTACAGAGTTATTTCATTCGTCGAATGGAAAAATTCATCGTTTCTAAAAACAGAAAAATGATTGGTTGGGACGAAATCCTAGAAGGCGGATTGGCTCCAGAAGCTACCGTTATGAGTTGGCAAGGTGAGGCAGGTGGAATTGAAGCCGCTAAAATGGGACATGATGTAATTATGACACCGGGTTACCCACTTTACTTTGACCATTATCAAGGTGATCCAGAAACAGAGCCGTTAGCAATTGGAGGTTTTAATACGTTGAAAAAAGTATATCACTACGAACCAATTCCAGCAGAATTAACTGTGGAGGAAGGAAAAAGAGTGTTAGGGTCTCAAGCGAATCTATGGACGGAATATGTTCCAACTTACGAACATGTTGAGTATATGATCTTACCTCGTATGCCCGCACTGGCAGAAGTATTGTGGTCTTCAAAAGGAAGCCGCAATTGGGAGAATTTCAACAAGCGTTTACAGCCTCATTTAGTAGGTTATGAGCAAAAAGGATTCCATTATTCTAAAGGGAATTATAAGGTAGATATTAAACCAATTGTTGCAAACAACTCACTTTCTATAGCATTAGAAACGGAGAATGCTGATGGCGTAATTTATTACACAACAGATGGTAGTGTACCAACAATTGGAAGTACTAAATATGAAAAACCTTTTGTAGTAACGACTTCTATGACTGTAAAAGCTATAATGGCTTTGAACGGTAAAGTGATGAATACCAAGCCTGCTGAACAATCTTTTACTTTTAATAAAGCTACAGGAAAAGCTGTCAAATACGAAAGTGTAAACAGTCGTTATTATCCTGCAAATGGTGTTAATACTTTGACTGACGGATTTAGAGGAACTAAAGATATAGGCAAGCAGTGGCATGGTTTCAGTGGAAATGATATGGTTGCGACAATTGATTTAGGAACTCCAGTTTTAGCAAGTAGTATTTCATTGGGTACAATTCAAAATTGGCCGCAATGGGTGTTTTTTCCACAATGGGTAAAGTTTGAAGTGTCAGTAGATGGAATTAATTTCAAAGAAATTAAAACGGTAAATAATACAATTCCTGTTGATGCCAGAGATACACAAATACAAGATTTCAAGACTAAATTTCCTGAACAAAAGATAAAAGCAGTTCGTGTTACCGCTAAAAATTTAGGAAAATGTCCTGTAGGTCATCCAGGAGAGAAGCAAGCTGCTTGGTTGTTTGTTGATGAAATTATTGTAGAATAA
- a CDS encoding sulfatase-like hydrolase/transferase: MKKILLLLLCFIGNIINAQQVENIIVITTDGLRWQELFQGMDPEIANNKKYNEGDSTYIFKKYWSDNIQERREKLMPFMWSVFASKGQLYGNRKLGNLVTTANPHWFSYPGYSEIMTGYPDPAINSNSYEPNPHVTVLEFLNQQPKLKGKIAAFGAWEAFGRILNEKRSGIPVISAFDPIGGKNPSASQKLINDMLADSYKPWHGAECFDIFTHYGALEELKINKPKVLYIAYGETDEWAHAGKYRSYLDAAHQVDAWIKQIWEYVQNDPQYRNKTALIFTTDHGRGDVIKGQWTSHDSSIKGASEIWFAAMGPNIKSKGEIKTEGQIYQKQFAQTIAKLLGYTYKADHPIANEITEVLK; encoded by the coding sequence ATGAAAAAAATCTTACTATTGTTACTATGTTTTATTGGAAATATCATAAATGCTCAACAGGTAGAGAATATTATTGTTATTACTACGGACGGACTCAGATGGCAAGAGTTATTTCAAGGAATGGATCCTGAAATAGCAAATAATAAAAAATATAATGAGGGCGATAGTACTTATATTTTTAAAAAATATTGGAGTGACAATATTCAGGAACGTCGAGAAAAATTAATGCCTTTTATGTGGTCCGTTTTTGCTTCAAAGGGGCAATTATACGGAAATAGAAAGCTGGGTAATTTGGTTACTACCGCTAATCCACATTGGTTTAGCTATCCTGGATATAGTGAGATTATGACTGGTTATCCTGACCCCGCTATTAATTCTAATAGTTATGAACCCAATCCGCATGTTACTGTTTTGGAGTTTTTAAATCAACAACCAAAGCTGAAAGGCAAAATAGCCGCTTTTGGAGCCTGGGAAGCATTTGGTAGAATTCTCAACGAAAAAAGAAGTGGAATTCCAGTTATTTCGGCCTTTGATCCAATTGGTGGAAAAAATCCTTCAGCAAGTCAAAAATTGATTAATGATATGCTTGCTGATTCTTATAAACCATGGCATGGTGCGGAGTGTTTCGATATTTTTACACATTACGGTGCATTAGAAGAACTAAAAATTAATAAACCAAAAGTATTATACATAGCATACGGAGAAACTGATGAGTGGGCGCATGCTGGGAAGTATCGTTCGTATTTAGACGCGGCGCATCAGGTGGACGCTTGGATAAAGCAAATCTGGGAGTATGTGCAAAATGATCCTCAGTATAGAAACAAAACAGCATTAATTTTCACCACAGATCATGGTCGTGGTGATGTAATTAAAGGGCAATGGACAAGTCATGATAGTTCGATCAAGGGCGCTTCAGAAATTTGGTTTGCAGCAATGGGACCAAATATTAAGTCTAAAGGCGAAATCAAAACAGAGGGACAAATCTATCAAAAACAGTTCGCTCAAACTATAGCTAAATTATTGGGCTATACTTATAAAGCGGATCATCCAATTGCTAATGAAATCACGGAGGTTTTAAAATAA
- a CDS encoding glycoside hydrolase family 16 protein, producing MNLKNKYLKNKKTTLISRLFLVLILIAGTSSNAQKKDKWKLVWKEEFNYTGLPNPKKWSYEVGHIRNNEQQYYTNARKENVWVSKGVLAITGRKESFPNEFYSKENPTWKTQDSTAQYTSASINTLGKVGWKYGRIEVKAKLPHGGGIWPAIWMMGTNRSEVGWPKCGEIDIMEFIGNQPKDIYGTMHFPDPNAEGNKSNGNKITSENLKNDFHLYAIEWNEKTIDVYFNNNKYHSFSIDSAGVGDDNPFRKPFYLLLNLAMGANWPGPIDDSVLPQQFLVDYVRVYEKK from the coding sequence ATGAACCTAAAAAATAAATATTTAAAAAATAAGAAAACAACGCTAATTAGCAGATTGTTTCTTGTGCTGATATTAATTGCTGGCACTTCCTCAAACGCTCAGAAAAAGGATAAATGGAAATTAGTTTGGAAGGAAGAGTTTAATTATACCGGACTTCCAAATCCTAAAAAGTGGAGCTATGAAGTAGGACACATTAGGAATAATGAACAACAATATTATACCAATGCCAGAAAAGAGAATGTGTGGGTAAGCAAAGGAGTTTTAGCTATTACAGGTAGAAAGGAAAGTTTTCCAAACGAATTTTATTCTAAAGAAAATCCAACTTGGAAAACACAAGATTCTACTGCACAATACACTTCGGCGAGTATTAATACACTGGGGAAAGTAGGTTGGAAATATGGAAGGATCGAGGTCAAAGCTAAGCTTCCTCATGGTGGTGGAATATGGCCTGCAATCTGGATGATGGGAACAAATCGATCAGAAGTGGGTTGGCCCAAATGCGGTGAGATTGATATTATGGAATTTATTGGTAATCAGCCAAAAGATATTTATGGAACTATGCATTTTCCAGATCCCAATGCTGAAGGAAATAAATCGAATGGAAATAAGATTACTTCAGAAAATTTAAAAAATGATTTTCATTTGTATGCGATAGAATGGAATGAGAAAACGATTGATGTTTATTTCAACAACAATAAATACCATAGTTTTTCTATTGATTCGGCTGGAGTAGGAGATGACAATCCGTTTCGAAAACCGTTTTATTTGTTGCTGAATTTAGCAATGGGCGCCAACTGGCCTGGACCAATCGATGATAGCGTTTTGCCACAACAGTTTCTAGTAGACTACGTGAGAGTTTACGAGAAAAAATAA
- a CDS encoding glycoside hydrolase family 125 protein: MQSRRKFIKNTGILSAGLLAIQSQVFASQGTAFNFAMKDFVSNRPPLAQRKFTSKAIEAAIIRIKKQIANPELAWLFENCFPNTLDTTVDFEIIDGKPDTYVITGDIDAMWLRDSTAQIWPYLPFIKEDSKLRELIKGVINRQTKCIILDPYANAFYKDFNEISEWKNDMTKMQPGIHERKWEIDSLCYPIRLAHEYWKNTGDISMFDADWKIAMGLVLQTFKEQQRWDNKGPYTFQRTTAWATDGVPLSGYGYPVKPCGLIVSTFRPSDDSTLFGFLIPSNMFAIEVLGYLEEMFSSPKLKDEEMVRKSKELRLQVEKGLQEQGIIQHPKFGKIIAFEVNGYGSFHMMDDANVPSILSLPYLGAIAPDDELYLNTRKLVLSEDNPFFYKGKAGEGVGGPHTGTDTIWPMSIILRAITSVDEEEIKKCISMLIKTHANTGFMHESFHKDDAMQFTRKWFAWANTLFGELIVNTSINHPRILSNKDFNF, from the coding sequence ATGCAATCACGTAGAAAATTCATCAAAAACACAGGAATTTTATCAGCCGGTTTATTGGCAATTCAATCGCAAGTTTTTGCTTCGCAGGGAACTGCTTTCAATTTTGCAATGAAAGATTTTGTTAGTAACAGACCGCCATTGGCACAAAGAAAATTCACTAGTAAAGCAATCGAAGCGGCTATCATCCGAATCAAAAAACAAATTGCTAATCCTGAATTGGCTTGGTTATTCGAAAACTGCTTCCCTAATACTTTAGATACCACAGTTGATTTTGAAATTATTGACGGGAAACCGGATACTTATGTAATTACTGGGGATATTGATGCAATGTGGTTGCGTGATAGTACGGCTCAAATTTGGCCTTATTTACCTTTTATCAAAGAAGATTCAAAACTTCGCGAATTGATAAAAGGAGTAATCAACCGCCAAACAAAATGTATTATTTTAGACCCTTATGCGAATGCTTTTTACAAGGATTTTAATGAAATAAGCGAATGGAAAAATGACATGACCAAGATGCAACCGGGAATTCATGAGCGTAAATGGGAGATTGACAGTCTTTGTTATCCTATCCGATTGGCACATGAGTACTGGAAAAATACAGGCGATATCAGTATGTTTGATGCTGATTGGAAAATAGCAATGGGACTAGTGTTGCAAACATTCAAAGAGCAACAACGTTGGGATAATAAAGGTCCTTATACGTTTCAAAGAACTACCGCTTGGGCTACAGACGGCGTTCCGTTAAGTGGATATGGATACCCTGTAAAACCCTGCGGATTGATTGTTTCTACGTTTAGACCAAGTGATGATAGTACTTTATTTGGCTTTTTGATTCCAAGCAATATGTTTGCTATTGAAGTACTAGGTTATTTAGAAGAGATGTTTTCTTCACCAAAATTGAAGGACGAAGAAATGGTTAGAAAATCCAAAGAATTAAGACTTCAAGTAGAAAAAGGGTTGCAAGAGCAAGGAATTATTCAGCATCCAAAGTTTGGAAAAATAATTGCCTTTGAGGTTAATGGTTACGGAAGTTTCCACATGATGGACGATGCAAATGTTCCTTCTATATTGTCATTGCCATATTTAGGTGCGATTGCTCCTGATGATGAATTGTATCTCAATACAAGAAAGTTAGTGCTTTCAGAGGATAATCCATTCTTTTATAAAGGAAAAGCCGGTGAGGGTGTTGGAGGGCCACACACAGGAACGGATACGATTTGGCCAATGAGTATTATTCTAAGAGCCATCACTAGCGTGGATGAGGAGGAGATAAAAAAATGTATTAGTATGTTGATAAAAACCCACGCTAATACCGGTTTTATGCATGAATCTTTCCATAAAGATGATGCGATGCAGTTTACACGTAAATGGTTTGCTTGGGCAAATACTTTGTTTGGAGAATTGATTGTAAATACAAGTATCAATCATCCAAGAATATTAAGTAACAAGGATTTTAATTTTTAA